Within the Pseudomonas chlororaphis subsp. aurantiaca genome, the region TGGGCAACCTGCTCGCCGACGAAGCCGCAGTGGCGATAGAAGTCCGCAGCGTTCAGGGTCGAGTCCAGGACCAGATGCGGCAGGCCGGCCTGCAGTGCCAGTTGTTCGAGGTAGTTCATCATCTGCCGGCCGATCCCGCGGCCCATGTACGCCGGATCGACAAACACCGCATCGATCTGCCCCGACTCGAGGTCGAGCATGCCGCTGGCTGTGACCTGGTTGTCGATGACGGCTACGTGCCCGGTCTTCTCCAGGACTTCGACGAAATAGTCCCCCAGGCTGCCGGCGGTCCAGACCTGTAGGTCGGCGGCGGGGTAATGGCCGCTGCACTGGTGGTTGATGGCTTGGTTGCGAATGACGAAGACGCGTTGCGCGTCGTCGCCATGAGC harbors:
- a CDS encoding GNAT family N-acetyltransferase; amino-acid sequence: MLIRKAHGDDAQRVFVIRNQAINHQCSGHYPAADLQVWTAGSLGDYFVEVLEKTGHVAVIDNQVTASGMLDLESGQIDAVFVDPAYMGRGIGRQMMNYLEQLALQAGLPHLVLDSTLNAADFYRHCGFVGEQVAQYQSPRGLTLACVPMIKHLAR